CAGGTTCTCTGCTGCGGGCGGCCGCCTTGAACATGAGGCTGCACGTGCGATTGTCGAAACAGGCGGAGGCAACTCATATTATGTCCAGCAGATCGCTCACGAGCTGTTCAACATATCGACCCGGCCAAAATGGCCAGGGGACGTCGAGTCGGCTGTCGCCACTACGCTCGCCCATCAGTCGCCAGCATTCCAATTCCTCTGGGACTCGATCAAGAGCCGGACCCAGCGGCGGTACCTCATGGCGGTAGCCCGTGAAGGCAAGACAATGTCTCGGTCGGCGTTGATCGAGAGGTACGGTCTCAGATCTGCATCTCATGTACAGAGAGCGATTAAGCAGCTAGATGCGCGAGGCATCACGGAGGGCGGTGTCATCGTCGACCCGATGTTGGCGCTTTGGCTGAGGGGACTAACAGAGCGCAAGTCCTAGCGTGCGTGATGATGCCCTAAGGTTTCCTGCGCCAAAAATACCCTATTCCAGGATCGTTCCACTCGAGCCTGTACTCGTCCGGGGTCTTGTAGTTGTACAGCTCGGTAGGCGTGTTCACGACCCAGATGTCGTTGTCGTCCAGGGGCGTGAAGCCGTGGTACACGAACGGTGGGATCTTGATGAATCTCGGTTCCTTCTCCCAGACCTCGATCTCCTGGACGATACCCTTGGTCTTCGAGTTCTCCCTGGCGTCGTACAGCGCGATGAGGGCATTGCCTCTGATAGGAACAAAGTGGTCCCACTGGAGCTTGTGGTAGTGCCAGCCCTTGACGACGCCCGGTTTGCACGTGGTCATGTAGGTCTGGCCGAACTTCTGGAACTCCGGCCAATCGCTCCTGAAGATCTCCATGAGCCATCCGCGATCGTCAACGATCCTCCTGAGGGGCTTGACGACCACTCCATCGATGGAACCCAACATCATCGTCATGTCGACCGCCAAGAAAAGGCTCAGGACATATTAACTTGTCTCAGAGGGTCTCGATGCCGTCCAGACAGGCTGATGGTGCACAGGTGGGATAAAAAGCCTTCAACGGTCCTCGGCTGGTCAAAAACGCCCCTTCAGCAAACCTTGATATAGCCTCCAAACCAAAAGTCAGTCATCAGTGAAGGGCATGGTCTCACATGGCATCTGCATATTGCTCCTAGGAGTCGCGTCATGCGCTCTTATCGTTTCATCTCTAACGGTATCGATCAGGAGCAATGACGTCTCGGTCATTCCCGAAAGCGACGTTCAAGCCGATACATCGGGGATAACGGTGACGATCTTCGAGCTCAGTGAAGGCGTCTCGCAGTACAACTTCACGCTGTCCCAGCTTGTTTCCACTGGTGGTTCGTTCAGGACGCCAGCGCTCTACAACGAGACTTACACAGTGTCTTCCGACGGAAACAACATAACGATTGGGTGCTGCCATTTCCCCCCGTTCAACCGCACGGGAGTCTCGACCGGTAATAACATCGTAGCCGTCAGGATGAACGGAGTTTCCGGACACCCGTCGGGACTCTGGGCATCTGTCGTTGTGAGCTATTCTCTCGGATATGGCGGGATCGCCGAGTCCCGGTTCAACGCGCTCGGACCGGCTGATCAGCTCGGTCCTTATGATGATTACCTGAGCACCTTCATGGGTGACTTCACGAGCGAGATCGTCCTTGGATTCGCGGAGGCTACCCCTGCGATCACAGCGACTCTGGACTTCGACCCTGACACAGTCAACCTAGCGAGTAAGGGCAAGTGGGTCGTCGCGTACATCGAGCTCCCGGACGGATACAATGTGGGAGATGTCGTTGTGGCGAGCCTGGTACTGAACGACGCCGTCCCGGCTGACTTGTCGCACAAGGCGACCGTCGGCGATGCGGACAGGGACGGCGTCCCGGACCTGATGGTCAAGTTCAGCAGAGAGGCTTTGCAGCAGCATCTGGTCGTCGGCCCGGACCAGAGAGTGGTCGTTTCAGGGGCTCTGTCGAACGGCACGATGTTCGCGAGCTGCGACATGATCAAGGTCATCGACGGCGGGGCGAAGGGATAGACGGGAGTCCCTGCGGTCCCAAGCCACGAAAACAATAATAAACCGGCAACGCCTCAATGCCTTGCCTCAGGGAAACTGGTTTTCATGGCGGACAAGAAGAAGCTGCTAGTGATTGGTGCGTCGGGACTCTTGGGTTCCAGATTGATGCAGCAAGCCGGTGCGAAGTACGCCGCACAGGGCACTTACAACCCAGAGGTGGATGGGAAGTCGTTTTGGCGTCTCGAACCACTGGACATCGGCTCCAAGGACGAGGTGAAGAAGCTCTTCGAGAAGGTGAAGCCCGAGGTCACCATCCTTTGCGCCGCGATGACGAACGTGGACGCGTGCGAGACGAAGCCCTTGATAGCCAACAGGGTGAACGCAACGGGCCCTGAGCTCGTGGCGCGGTCATGCAGGAAGATGGATGTAAGATTGGTTCATGTGTCCACGGATTACGTGTTCGACGGTCGGAAGACGAGGAAGTACACTGAGGAGGACGTCCCAAGGCCGATCTCAGTGTACGGTTCCAGCAAGCTCTCGGGCGAGAGGTCTGTGTTGTCCACCCTGCCCGAGGCGGTCGTTGCGAGGCCCGCGGTCTTGTACGGTTGGAGCCCGCTGGAGGACAAGGACAACTTCGTGACATGGGTCCTGAAGAAGCTCCGGAAGGGCGAGAAGGTCACGATGTTCGAGGACCAGCGGATATCCCCGACTTTCGCGGACGACCTCGCGAGGACGCTGCTGGATCTTGCGAGTATGGATGTCAAGGGCATATGGCATGTTTCCGGCCCTGACTGTCTTGACAGGCCCACTTGCGGACGCATGACCGCGAAGGCGTTCGAGCTGGATGACAAGCTCGTTGTGCCAGTGCCATCATCGAGCGTGAGCCTGCCGGCCAAGAGGCCGAAGTACTCTTGTCTCGATGTGAGCAAGGTCGAGAAGCTGCTGGGAAGGAAGATGGTGTCGTTCGAGGACGGTCTCAGTTCGATGAGATCTCAGGAACCGAAGAAACGGTGATCGTCGGCCTATCTTCTCAGCCGTTCGAGGACCCAGTCGACTGCTTCCATGAATGTCTCGGTTCTGAAATCGGGTTCGTCCTTTGACTCCCGGATCTCCTTGTCGACATTGTACTGATCCCCAGGTTCTGGAACAAGCACCGCCTTCGCCCCGACCGCGTGCGCCATCTCCACGTCCAGCATACGGTCGCCTATGACGAATGATTTCGCGATGTCGAACCCGTGCTTCTCCTTGGCCCGGAGGAGCATTCCGGGCTTGGGCTTCCTGCAGCTGCAGCCCTCATCGGGCCGGTGCGGGCAGTAGAAGATGTCGTCCAGCTTTGCCCCGTGCGCGGCCAATATCTGTCTGAGCCGGTCGTGCATGGCGTGGAGCCCCTCTTCCGTGAAATAGCCTCTTCCTACGCCCGATTGGTTGGTCACGACGACTACGGGAATGTCCGCCTCGTTCAGCTTCTTGATCCCGTCCGTGACCGTGGGTATGAGA
Above is a genomic segment from Candidatus Thermoplasmatota archaeon containing:
- the rfbD gene encoding dTDP-4-dehydrorhamnose reductase, whose product is MADKKKLLVIGASGLLGSRLMQQAGAKYAAQGTYNPEVDGKSFWRLEPLDIGSKDEVKKLFEKVKPEVTILCAAMTNVDACETKPLIANRVNATGPELVARSCRKMDVRLVHVSTDYVFDGRKTRKYTEEDVPRPISVYGSSKLSGERSVLSTLPEAVVARPAVLYGWSPLEDKDNFVTWVLKKLRKGEKVTMFEDQRISPTFADDLARTLLDLASMDVKGIWHVSGPDCLDRPTCGRMTAKAFELDDKLVVPVPSSSVSLPAKRPKYSCLDVSKVEKLLGRKMVSFEDGLSSMRSQEPKKR
- a CDS encoding HAD family hydrolase, which codes for MPSSAKFAVFVDRDGTMCFDKHYMSDPADIDLIPTVTDGIKKLNEADIPVVVVTNQSGVGRGYFTEEGLHAMHDRLRQILAAHGAKLDDIFYCPHRPDEGCSCRKPKPGMLLRAKEKHGFDIAKSFVIGDRMLDVEMAHAVGAKAVLVPEPGDQYNVDKEIRESKDEPDFRTETFMEAVDWVLERLRR
- a CDS encoding dTDP-4-dehydrorhamnose 3,5-epimerase family protein, which translates into the protein MGSIDGVVVKPLRRIVDDRGWLMEIFRSDWPEFQKFGQTYMTTCKPGVVKGWHYHKLQWDHFVPIRGNALIALYDARENSKTKGIVQEIEVWEKEPRFIKIPPFVYHGFTPLDDNDIWVVNTPTELYNYKTPDEYRLEWNDPGIGYFWRRKP